The following proteins are encoded in a genomic region of Desulfuromonadales bacterium:
- a CDS encoding helix-hairpin-helix domain-containing protein: MQPPRGTLLLVALLLLGLVVAYGRVFFLDREEPPAFSVDKRQGIAVLLGAGFHMPGVHQFSDDVTVQGVIKMTGLAIRSGLSENPCLTPSLADGEALNIVVIDGEVTEIKRFWMPAAQRMALGTPLHPDRMSLADWEDLSGIGPRMAQAIEEERQRNGDFGSLAGLERVKGIGPKRLAGWKRFFQEPD, from the coding sequence GTGCAACCGCCCCGCGGCACCCTTCTGCTGGTGGCGCTGCTGCTGCTCGGCCTCGTCGTCGCCTACGGCCGGGTGTTCTTCCTCGACAGGGAAGAGCCCCCGGCCTTTTCTGTGGATAAACGTCAGGGAATCGCCGTGTTGCTGGGAGCGGGATTTCATATGCCCGGTGTTCATCAATTTTCTGACGATGTCACGGTGCAAGGCGTCATCAAAATGACGGGTCTGGCGATCCGCTCCGGACTTTCGGAAAATCCATGCCTGACTCCCTCCCTTGCCGACGGCGAGGCTTTAAATATTGTCGTAATCGATGGTGAAGTGACTGAAATAAAAAGGTTCTGGATGCCGGCGGCACAGCGGATGGCGCTGGGCACCCCTCTGCATCCCGATCGCATGTCCCTCGCCGATTGGGAAGATCTTTCCGGCATCGGCCCCAGGATGGCCCAGGCTATTGAAGAGGAGCGTCAACGAAATGGCGATTTTGGCTCGCTGGCAGGGCTGGAGCGGGTCAAGGGTATCGGACCGAAGCGTCTGGCCGGCTGGAAGAGATTTTTTCAGGAGCCGGATTGA
- the cobO gene encoding cob(I)yrinic acid a,c-diamide adenosyltransferase — translation MADKGSKPLKIERLEPKVKTGLVVVITGHGKGKTTAALGMALRACGHGLRVCIIQFMKGDLYAGEWDGVKKLACEIELTATGKGFCGIQGNPYPFAEHRANAQEAIAMAREKMESGRFDLLILDEINNALHLKLVDLEQVLDLLRRKPSLQHLVLTGRDAHPEVVEMADTVSEVREIKHAFRKNIEPQPGVDY, via the coding sequence GTGGCAGACAAGGGATCAAAACCGCTGAAGATAGAACGGCTGGAGCCGAAAGTGAAAACGGGGCTGGTGGTCGTCATCACCGGCCACGGCAAGGGGAAGACCACCGCCGCCCTGGGAATGGCCCTGCGGGCCTGCGGGCACGGCCTGCGGGTCTGTATCATCCAGTTCATGAAGGGGGACCTCTACGCCGGCGAGTGGGACGGGGTGAAAAAGCTCGCCTGCGAGATTGAGCTCACCGCCACCGGCAAGGGATTTTGCGGCATCCAGGGCAACCCCTACCCCTTCGCCGAACACCGGGCCAACGCCCAGGAGGCGATAGCCATGGCACGGGAGAAGATGGAATCGGGACGCTTTGACCTGCTCATTCTCGACGAAATCAACAACGCCCTGCACCTCAAGCTTGTCGATCTCGAGCAGGTCCTCGACCTGCTACGACGAAAACCGTCCCTGCAGCACCTGGTACTCACCGGCCGCGACGCCCACCCCGAGGTGGTCGAAATGGCCGACACGGTGAGCGAGGTGCGCGAGATCAAACACGCTTTCCGGAAGAACATCGAACCCCAGCCCGGCGTCGATTACTGA
- a CDS encoding TAXI family TRAP transporter solute-binding subunit, whose product MKREFIDRNGRNEDRKEAFVVRASCRRGTRLGFSLFLALGLILGGCREPRERVIFEGGPEGGTFYIFAGGMAKLFEDAIPGTRITVQRSGGSVYNLLRVESGSSGMAIVYANDALAGARGELPNYPRPLFSVLGVARLYGGSAHLAVPRDSPCTSPFQLKGKRVGVGYSGSATALSAEKFFRSLGMWESIIPDFSSYDLAATDFKDGRLDALWQMVGFPSLSLTKINRETPIRLLDLGEAAREAGFFQKHPAYTPAIIPAGTYRGLDYPVETFQDQALWVASAGVDEEFVYRALTVLFSEGGMRNLKKVHPIAGDLSMTEGGRIGVLPLHPGAARFWSEQEEGPEFVLPGP is encoded by the coding sequence ATGAAGAGAGAGTTCATCGACCGGAACGGTCGGAACGAGGATCGGAAGGAGGCTTTCGTGGTCAGAGCGTCTTGCAGACGGGGAACTCGGTTGGGATTCTCGCTGTTCCTTGCGCTCGGCCTGATCCTTGGCGGCTGTCGGGAACCGCGTGAACGAGTAATCTTTGAAGGGGGACCGGAGGGCGGGACATTCTATATCTTCGCCGGGGGGATGGCTAAGCTGTTCGAAGACGCCATCCCCGGCACCCGCATCACGGTGCAGCGTTCGGGGGGGTCGGTCTACAACCTGTTGCGCGTCGAATCAGGCAGCTCGGGAATGGCCATCGTTTATGCAAACGATGCCCTGGCCGGGGCCAGGGGAGAGTTGCCGAACTATCCCCGGCCGCTCTTCAGCGTGCTGGGGGTGGCCAGGCTTTACGGTGGCAGTGCCCACCTGGCCGTCCCCAGGGACAGCCCTTGCACCTCCCCCTTCCAGTTGAAGGGGAAGCGCGTCGGTGTCGGCTATTCCGGCTCGGCGACAGCACTTTCGGCCGAAAAATTCTTCCGCAGCCTGGGGATGTGGGAGTCGATCATCCCTGATTTTTCCAGCTACGATCTGGCGGCGACGGACTTCAAGGACGGTCGGCTCGACGCTCTATGGCAGATGGTCGGCTTTCCCAGCCTCTCACTGACAAAAATCAACCGGGAGACGCCTATCCGTCTTCTCGACCTGGGTGAAGCGGCGCGGGAGGCGGGTTTCTTCCAGAAGCATCCCGCCTATACCCCCGCCATCATTCCGGCCGGAACCTACCGAGGGCTTGACTATCCGGTGGAGACCTTCCAGGACCAGGCGTTGTGGGTCGCATCGGCCGGTGTCGATGAGGAATTCGTCTACCGGGCGCTGACGGTCCTCTTTTCCGAGGGTGGGATGCGCAATCTGAAGAAGGTGCATCCGATTGCCGGCGACCTCTCCATGACCGAGGGGGGGCGGATTGGAGTGCTTCCCCTGCATCCGGGAGCGGCACGCTTCTGGAGCGAGCAGGAAGAGGGGCCGGAGTTCGTCCTGCCGGGCCCCTGA
- a CDS encoding methylmalonyl-CoA mutase family protein yields MDSRPVRILTAVAPYDGHDASVLALNRALLTGPWSVEVIYLGFNMRGEQISEAALQEGADAVAVSSYNGGHMQFFPHLLRLLGEGSAPSPLLFGGGGGTILPEEIAALEAAGVARIYGPGQPLDAVAADLLGRLCEKGAPAEPEPPGAETLARAAAREPAALSRLLAFAETRWRNGPATSDAPEGYRLFLAQGAGSRTPVVVVTGEGGAGKSTLIDELVLRLRQAFPEKFLAVLANDPTLDSGDSRSALLADRVRMNAVYDRRVLMRSVATGSPYLPLSPALAEMTALLRASGFDLVLVETPGTGQTGLDLAPLGADLVLYLKTREYGSGLQLEKDQMLREADLVVLNKVDLPGSESAFAELGTLLARLGREEALHGVMTKTARDPGVDRLFAEFCGRLGWPPPAPTAGEEIFRHARQAALVPHGRRAYLAEIVRTIRNYDRWTAGQLDLVRQDPGRLEPLDPRCRQLLENWPQRWEELSARAAEKLGTEPWTRTPNGLRLPRVALPDPADRAESLRFLLEEGLPGDFPFATGIYPLRTLSAGETTRQFAGLRGPEETNQRLHLLNRGVARPRLSIAFDGPTLYGADSDDDPGSIGKIGEGGVSIDSYEDMKLVLRGFDIAEISTSMTINGPAPILLAMYFVAAQELEEERAARQLGRPLDEAERAALRRRTLGLLRGTLQADVLKEVQAQNECIFQPDFAIRLLGDVQEYFVTNDVRRFYSLSISGYHIGEAGASPIQELAFTLANGFTYVEHFLARGLAIDAFAPQLSFFFKVSHEAEWLAYGAVCRKLWAVAMRDVYGGSERSQRFKFHTQTSGRALQAEEWDSLNPLRQTYHALLGLLANANSLHVDAADEPMTTPGEKYVRQAALIPGYLREEAEAFVIQNLLSGSYAFRTLMREVQEGVLAEFERLDQLGGVGPATEQGYQRRCIAENSARYERERRPPTPEHPGPPLRPIIGYNVHTLPAGHPDRYPRVSEVIRPGPEDWERQLARVRDFRRRHTEDAPLYLQRLKAVALGDGNVFAELLETVRHATLGEITRTLFEVGGRYRKMV; encoded by the coding sequence ATGGACAGCCGGCCTGTACGCATCCTCACCGCCGTCGCTCCCTACGACGGCCACGACGCCTCGGTGCTTGCCCTGAACCGCGCCCTCCTCACCGGCCCGTGGTCGGTGGAGGTGATCTACCTCGGCTTCAACATGCGCGGGGAGCAGATCAGCGAGGCAGCGCTGCAGGAAGGAGCCGACGCGGTGGCCGTCAGTTCCTACAACGGCGGCCACATGCAGTTCTTCCCCCATCTTCTGCGCCTGCTCGGCGAGGGGAGCGCCCCCTCGCCCCTCCTCTTCGGCGGTGGGGGCGGGACGATTCTGCCCGAGGAGATCGCCGCCCTGGAGGCGGCGGGCGTGGCGCGCATCTACGGTCCCGGCCAGCCCCTCGACGCCGTGGCCGCCGATCTCCTTGGCCGCTTGTGCGAAAAGGGGGCCCCCGCCGAACCGGAGCCGCCCGGTGCGGAAACCCTCGCCCGCGCCGCCGCCCGTGAGCCGGCTGCCCTCTCCAGACTGCTCGCCTTCGCCGAGACGCGCTGGCGAAACGGACCCGCCACCAGTGACGCGCCGGAGGGCTACCGGCTGTTCCTGGCGCAGGGGGCCGGGAGCCGAACGCCGGTGGTGGTCGTCACCGGAGAAGGGGGGGCCGGGAAGAGCACCCTCATCGACGAACTCGTCCTGCGCCTGCGTCAAGCCTTCCCCGAAAAGTTCCTCGCCGTCCTGGCCAACGACCCGACCCTCGATAGCGGCGACAGCCGAAGCGCCCTGCTCGCCGACCGGGTGCGCATGAACGCCGTCTACGACCGGCGGGTGCTGATGCGCAGCGTCGCCACCGGCTCCCCCTACCTCCCCTTGAGCCCCGCCCTGGCCGAAATGACCGCCTTGCTGCGCGCTTCCGGCTTCGATCTGGTGCTGGTCGAAACCCCCGGCACCGGCCAGACCGGCCTCGACCTGGCACCCCTGGGGGCCGATCTCGTCCTCTACCTCAAGACCCGGGAATACGGCAGCGGCTTGCAACTGGAGAAGGACCAGATGCTGCGTGAGGCCGACCTGGTGGTGCTGAACAAGGTCGATCTTCCCGGCTCCGAGTCGGCCTTCGCGGAACTCGGCACCCTCCTGGCCCGGCTGGGGCGGGAAGAGGCCCTGCACGGGGTGATGACCAAAACCGCTCGCGATCCCGGGGTAGACAGGCTCTTTGCGGAGTTCTGCGGCCGGCTCGGCTGGCCGCCTCCGGCGCCCACCGCCGGGGAGGAGATCTTCCGGCACGCCCGACAGGCCGCCCTCGTTCCCCACGGCCGCCGCGCCTATCTCGCCGAGATCGTCCGCACGATCCGGAACTATGACCGCTGGACCGCCGGGCAGCTCGACCTGGTGCGGCAGGACCCTGGCCGTCTCGAGCCCCTCGATCCGCGCTGCCGGCAGCTTCTGGAGAACTGGCCGCAGAGGTGGGAGGAGCTCTCCGCGCGGGCGGCGGAGAAGCTCGGCACCGAGCCGTGGACCCGCACGCCCAACGGCCTGCGTCTTCCCCGGGTGGCCCTGCCCGACCCCGCCGACCGGGCCGAATCGCTGCGCTTTCTCCTTGAGGAGGGGTTGCCGGGGGATTTCCCCTTCGCCACCGGCATCTACCCGCTGCGCACTCTCTCCGCCGGGGAGACGACCCGCCAGTTCGCCGGGCTGCGCGGCCCTGAGGAGACCAACCAGCGCCTGCACCTGCTCAACCGGGGGGTCGCCCGGCCGCGTCTCTCCATCGCTTTCGACGGTCCCACCCTGTACGGGGCGGACAGCGACGACGACCCGGGGAGCATCGGCAAGATCGGTGAGGGCGGAGTCTCCATCGACTCCTACGAAGACATGAAGCTGGTCCTCAGGGGCTTCGATATCGCCGAGATCAGCACGTCGATGACCATCAACGGGCCGGCCCCGATCCTCCTCGCCATGTACTTCGTGGCCGCCCAGGAACTCGAGGAGGAGCGCGCCGCGCGGCAGCTCGGCCGCCCCCTGGACGAGGCGGAGCGCGCCGCCCTGCGGCGGCGGACCCTCGGCCTGCTGCGCGGGACGCTCCAGGCCGACGTCCTCAAGGAGGTACAGGCCCAGAACGAGTGCATCTTCCAGCCGGACTTCGCCATCCGCCTGCTCGGGGATGTCCAGGAATACTTCGTCACCAACGACGTCCGCCGCTTCTACTCCCTTTCGATCTCCGGCTACCACATCGGCGAGGCCGGCGCCAGTCCCATCCAGGAGCTCGCCTTCACTCTGGCCAACGGCTTCACCTACGTCGAGCATTTCCTCGCCCGCGGCCTGGCCATCGACGCCTTCGCCCCCCAGCTCTCCTTCTTCTTCAAGGTCTCCCATGAGGCCGAATGGCTCGCCTACGGCGCGGTCTGCCGCAAGCTCTGGGCGGTGGCGATGCGCGACGTCTACGGGGGGAGCGAGCGCTCCCAGCGGTTCAAGTTTCACACCCAGACCTCGGGGCGGGCCCTGCAGGCCGAGGAGTGGGACAGCCTCAACCCCCTGCGCCAAACCTACCACGCCCTGCTGGGGCTGCTGGCGAACGCCAACTCGCTCCACGTCGACGCGGCCGACGAGCCGATGACCACCCCCGGGGAGAAATACGTGCGGCAGGCGGCGCTGATTCCCGGCTACCTGCGCGAGGAGGCCGAGGCCTTCGTCATCCAGAACCTCCTCTCCGGCTCCTACGCCTTCCGCACCCTGATGCGGGAGGTCCAGGAAGGGGTCCTCGCCGAGTTCGAGCGCCTCGACCAGCTCGGCGGGGTGGGGCCGGCCACCGAACAGGGGTACCAGCGGCGCTGCATCGCCGAGAACTCCGCCCGCTACGAACGGGAGCGCCGCCCGCCGACGCCGGAGCACCCCGGCCCCCCGCTGCGGCCGATCATCGGCTACAACGTCCACACCCTTCCCGCAGGCCATCCCGACCGCTACCCCAGAGTCTCCGAGGTCATCCGGCCGGGGCCCGAGGACTGGGAGCGGCAACTCGCCCGGGTGCGCGATTTCCGCCGGCGCCACACCGAAGACGCCCCGCTCTATCTGCAGCGCCTCAAGGCGGTGGCCCTGGGCGACGGCAACGTCTTTGCCGAGCTGCTCGAGACCGTCCGGCATGCCACCCTGGGGGAGATCACCCGGACCCTCTTCGAGGTGGGGGGGCGCTACCGGAAGATGGTTTGA